From the genome of Bombyx mori chromosome 16, ASM3026992v2, one region includes:
- the LOC101744663 gene encoding small nuclear ribonucleoprotein Sm D3 yields MSIGVPIKVLHEAEGHVVTCETNTGEVYRGKLIEAEDNMNCQMTLVTVTYRDGRVAQLENVYIRGSKIRFLILPDMLKNAPMFKRQGNKPTAGRGKSAILRAQAAGRGRAGGRGGGHRGGWQGGSGPSRR; encoded by the exons ATGTCTATCGGTGTGCCTATTAAAGTACTTCACGAGGCGGAAGGTCATGTAGTGACTTGTGAAACAAATACCGGTGAAGTTTATAGAGGGAAATTAATTGAAGCTGAGGATAATATGAATTGCCAAATGACTCTCGTAACAGTCACATACAGAGATGGCCGAGTTGCACAGCTCGAGAATGTGTACATCCGTGGTTCCAAGATCAGATTTTTAATATTACCGGACATGTTGAAGAACGCGCCAATGTTCAAAAGACAAGGGAATAAACCTACTGCAGGACGAGGGAAGAGTGCGATACTGCGAGCCCAAG CTGCTGGTCGAGGACGAGCAGGTGGAAGAGGTGGGGGCCACCGTGGAGGCTGGCAAGGTGGGTCAGGACCATCTCGACGCTAG